GCTTTAAAGGAAAAGACAATCACGGTTGATTATCGCCACCTAGCGTGCACATGTTGTAAAGCTAAACAAATTGGAGAATTACTGTAAAATGCAATATCAGTCACATTTGTTCcatgtgtatttatgtgaaTGTGCACTTTGACTTTTTTCTACTACCGTTTTCTACACTCTAAATACGTGTGGTgaattttaaagaattaaaataaatcagcaaAAACAACACGTATTTGTGTTACATTATTTCTTTActgatgtaaaatgtaaatttagctATAATTACCTTTGTCCAAAGCTCATCTCTCGGGTCTTACTGTTCGTCTGGTACTGGATAAAATAAGGCACTAGATCTGGACCTAACCTGACCAGTGCTCCTCTGTTACTGCCCACTTCATAGTAGTTAGAGGCTGAAAAAATTGTCAGGACCTGCAGACACAAACATGTTAACAAttatactttactatttattatacTTAAGATCAAAAAGTAACCTGCAATATGCAGTGCTGATTTTTCCGCAGtctggatgtagatgtagatccCTAATCAGCAAGCCAAAGGTTTAAGTGGCAAGAAAAATGTCACGTTGGTAACACGAGTAAGAAACTTTAAGAATCTGTGTGCTGAAAGGATGTTTATTAGGTTGATCATAGACTTTATGATAAACAGCAGTAGGAACAAGCCTAAATTATACAGGTGAGATTATACACGGAAGAGAGAATGAGACTTGGCCATAAAATGTTTAGTGAAATGCAAATCTTTATGGTAACCACATGGGACAACAAAATTCTGTAAATACGTACTAAAATATACCCTACTACTGACTCACAGTTATTCTAGAATACAAATGTTGGTAAAACAAAAGAAGCTCCATAGTAGAATagaagaaaaacaatgaaagtatataaatattcattaataattaattaatagagCACCcaatcaatgaattaaaaattaattattaaagtaattaattgattgcttgattgattgattgatcaattcattcattcgttcatttatttattaaagctaaCACATGCTATAAGACATGTACAGCTTGTCCACTGCAGCTTTTTTTGAACTGCTACCTGCTCAACACTACAGAGTGCCTCTCACACTCACGATTGGCTAGTTTTACATTGCTTTTTTACACGagtcaatatttaaaaatttttctTTGATTCGTTTTCATCTAAACTCTCACCTTGCGGTTGTGGCAGAACTCATATCCATCTTGCTTGCACTCATGTGAGCGGATGATGAGCTGCaggttgtgtttgtgtaaaaagtCATCAGTCACATTGGGGCCCCAGTAACAGCCTCCACCACGAACTTCATTTGGAATGCAGCCATTTTCAGTCATGGGGTCACTCCATAACAAGTCCAGGATCTGATAATAAtacacagaaaaacagaactTACTAAACtaaaattttatttggttttaaagagaaaacaatGAAATTCAACCCTTGGATGTTACTTATAGCCTACATGAACAAACCAAGTATATATGCAATGTGAAGTGgtggtgaacagtaacaaagtaaatgtaactcattactgtacttaagcagaacattttgagagtacgGTAATATGTGATGGAAGAAACTTGTGACACCAAACACACATGGCctttttgtgtagttttttttaaaggttttgggctcatgaaaTTTTTTTCAAGATATTAATCAGTGTAGTAAACAGTGTAGTAAACTGTCGTAAAAGTGTGGTGTTCTTAGTACCGAAGAGGTTAAGAAATGTTTTCCTATTGAGATTCTCAACAAAATCTAGTTTCAGAAACCTGACAAAAGCCATTTGATAAAAATGCCAATAATTGACCAAAATACtgatttgatgtattttttctgttataaaaaaacattttatagccAAATGTGCTGTATGTGGACAAGTGACCTTCACAtgcatatgtgcttctttaCCAAACCTTTGCTATAGAAGCTTGAAAAACAGAACTGtctataatgttttttatgttatatgCATTACAAATTCAAGTCCAAAGGTCCAAATCTGTCccacaaacacaaagcaaagtctGTGAAGATATGGTAATGGTAGGACTCGAATGACCCCACTCCACTCAACATATTAGTGATAAACTGAAATGTCGACTGAGTGTCAGGCCTGCTTATTGCACATTACTGCTCAACTTCTTGTACTTTTGTGGCTGAATCACAGAAAAAATGATTTTCAGATTCGCAGGGGTTAATATAGAAACAATCGTGGGACAACTCATAATAATGACCATAGTTTGAGAATTTTCACTAGTCTGGTGTCCAGatatttctgttaaaaaaaaaacaaaaaaacaaattgacCTGTTTCCACTCAGTGTTGATGTTGTCAGGGGTTTCGCTGGATTCTGGAGCTGATTTAAATGGCATGGATGTGGTAGAGTGCCTACAGGACAGGCTGCTGCCAGGCTGGGCTAAGCTGGTCTGCCTCTGTTGAAGCTTGTGCTTTTCCTCCATGCTCCGGTCCACTGTAGCTGAGAAATCCTGCAGAGAACGGCACTGGAAATTTTGCCGGGAAGGTAATGACCTGAAATTGGTGAGCGAGGCCTGTCTTCTGTTCAAAATACTGCGCTCTTCCATCTCTGAGACCAGTGAATGCCGGATATGCACATTGCTCTTCTGCTTTGGAGGCCTCAGAGCAGATACATACTggagaaaaggaagagaaaaccATCCAGATAAGGCATTAAATCATCTTTtccaaaattaaacattattatagtATATGTAAAGCATGCAAACAttatatactgaacaaaattataaacgcaacaattttgtttttccacctcacaggtgtggcatatcaagatgctgattagacaacatgattattgcacaggtgtgctttaggctggccacaataaaaagccactctaaaatgtgcagcacaacacagcacaatgccacagatgtcCCAAGTTTTGAGGAAGCGTgcaattggcatgctgactgcagaaATGTCCATCAGAGATGTTGCCCTTGAATTGAATGTTCaatttctctaccataagccATCTCCAAAGGtgtttcagagaatttggcagtacatccaaccggcctcacaaccgcagaccacgtgtaaccacaccagcccaggacctccacatccagcatctttactcagattgtctgagaccagccaaCCGGACAGCTGCTACAACAATCAgtttgcataaccaaagaatttctgctcaaactgtcaaTAAGCGTCTCAGGAAAGCTCATTTGCATGCTCATCATCCACATTTTGGACCCAGTTTCTTATTTCAATTTACAGCAAAGGTCTTTTCTAAGGGTTAGTTTGCCTCATGTACTAATGCACTCATCTGTTTGTGCTTAGTGTTCCTTGGACTCACTCTGTGTCTGTCCAGTCGGGCCACCAGTGCCAGGTCCGTGCTGTCTGAGATCCCTCCATGGACAATCAAGACCTTCTGATCGATCACTGTTGCTAGGGGCAGCCAGCTGAATATCTTCTGCAGCAGCTTTAGAATCCGTTTACCATGTGCCTGGTACACATGAAGAATAGTCTTTACAGTAAAAATACTGTTTTATAACAAATTCCCAGGACAAGATAAGGTAAAAACTATATAGTGAAAATCACTTATGTGTAAATAACTAATTTAAAgatataaagtaataataatcacCATTAGTgcagtttgttttattattattaattattattatttataacttcTTATAAATAATAGACATGGTATCATATGAATAATTGATTGATCaagattgattaattgattctGGTTTACTTGTAGTCATGTATATAAAAGTGTTGTAAGTGTATACTGTATTTGTACCAGGACAAATCTTCATTCTGCTTTTTGCATTGACGCAAAATAGAgagtatgtataatatatattgccTTCAGATCTCCCTCAAGGCTCTAACACAGCAAGTTAAACAGTCTACAAGAAAAGTTCAAGTGTTAGGGATTTCCATTGAAAAGACTTACCTTGTATTTGCCCAAAACCTCCTTGGTGAACCCATACCTTTAATAAAAAGTCTAATTTAATATGTTGCACCTCCACTTTATAAGAAAAGTAATGTTTAAGCCATGATTTTATACACTATAAGTTTAGACcatgattttatataatatacctCAGGTTGATTATGTGATCTTCATGATTTCCTCGATTAAGGTAAACCTCTCCAGGATAGACCAACAAGAAGGCAAATAAAATGAGCACAATCTCAACTGAGTTTTTGCCTCGGTCCACAAAGTCACCATTGAAAATGTAAGGCTTTTCCCGAGATGGCATCCCATTCTACATATTATGAAACAataaattattgtaataaatcaTATTGCCTTTTAAACTATACATGATCTACACAATGCATTAACAAATAATGATTCCTTTTCTGCACatttagagaaataaaatagaagaaaaacgtttgatcaaagtaaaaaaacaaacaaagatcataggtaattattattattattattattattattattattattattattattgtgttgttactttgttttgaaatgtatatataaatgtataaatgttttttttatatgtatacagtttctttatttatacagtttcaTTGAGCACAGTGTTGAACTGAGcaacaataaatgtatttgtgaaACTAAATGAAGCTAAAGATAAATACTTAATCTAACAGTTTTTGGGCTAAAATGTTTCTTTCCTTGAACACTGTACTTACTTTGTAAAATATAAGAAGTAAGTCCTCTAACTGTCCATGTAAGTCCCCTGAGTAAAATATGTATTGAAAAGATTTAGGGATATAAGAAAACATGATATTTAAAGATTATACATGAAAATCACGCAAGCCGTCTCACCACATATTGTAATTTCTTTGCTATGGCAGGTGGAGATTCGGTTGATATTTGGCAGAGATCTTAGCACTTTCCAGGTTTCAAGAAGAACTTGTAGAACATAACGAGAATGGAGCTGctactttacaaaaacaaatagataTATATTAGATTGTACTCAGTATAGTTTTTCAGTACATGAATTAAAAGCTGAAATAAAAGTTTCACATCCAGTGTTAAAGTGTTCTTTACATACTTGCTTGTTTTTAAAAGCCTCAATGAGATCAGCAACTTGATTTGCATCAAGTGGAAATTTTAGCCTTGGGCCTGAATAGATTTCTGGAACGTCGATATTGGTGTAACTGAAGTATCTCTCCCACTCTGCATCCCGACATATTTCATTTTCTCTGAAGATGTGGGAGATCAACTTTCCTAAATCATGGAACATATGTTACTGATCCATAAACAAAGAAATGGCAAAGGCATTAACAATTAATGGAAAATATGATTTAGTCATAAGCTATTAacttaaaaagttttatttggATTGTTAACAGTTGTAACTCTTTAaaggaatatatttttttagatagagagaaaaccttgatttacattcatattaatattagtcaTTTTGTGTACTGacagtttctttattttggCCACCAGGTGTCGCCATCGTGTTACTATATTCCTTCTACTCGATCGCTTACTGTTTACCTTCtgcatcacttttttttccttattgaCTTTTTCTTTTAGGAAGtctttgttatatatatatatatatatatatatatatatatatatatatatatatatatatatacacacagtacagaccaaaagtttggacacaccctctcagttttctttattttcatgactatgaaaattgtagattcacactgaaggcatcaaaactatgaattaacacatgtggaattacatttggaattatatacataacaaaaaagtgtaaaacaactgaaaaatgtcatattctaggttcttcaaagtagccaccttttgctttgattactgctttgcacactcttggcattctcttgatgagcttcaagaggtagtcacctgaaatggtcttccaacagtcttgaaggagttccccgagagatgcttggaacttgttggcccttttgccttcactctgcggtccagctcacccctaaaccatctcgattgggttcaggtccggtgactgtggaggccaggtcatctggcgcagcaccccatcactctccttcttggtcaaatagcccttgatgccttcagtgtgactctacaattttcatagtcatgaaaataaagaaaactctttgaatgagaaggtgtgtccaaacttttcgtctgtactgtgtatatataacaaAGACTATCGAGTAGAAGGAATATAGTAACACAATggtgacatatatatatatatatatatatatatatatatatatatatatatatatatatatatatatatatatatatatatatatatctaaaacCATGTAgatacacattcacacctaggggTAGTTTAGCATAGCCAACAAGGGGAGGGTTTTGGAAATGGGAAGAAATCACAGAATTTGGGAGACCCACAGATACACAAATTCTAGAGCCATGACATGGCAGTGCTCCCCACTAttgcaaacacagacacacaagagTCACAGAATTGACCTTACGTTCATTGCTAGAGGGTGTGAAGTTGCCCATGAGGTAATCAAGAAAATTATACAGCTAggtaaaaatgaaaaagcacGATTGAGAAAGTAGAAATGAGCAAACACTacaattgctttttttaatcttgaactatataatatacaactAATCCTCTTGAGGGTTGTTTTCCTGGTTAAGCAGACTGCTCTGTTTGTAAAAGAAGCAGAAGCATACTGTAGTAGTGTTGTAATATACAACTATAACCAACTACATTAATTGTTTGGTTGATGTGGTGCATCATCTCTAATGCATgcatttttactttgatttggTCCTGTAGCCCAGTGTATTCTATAGACTGAAAGATGTTCCAGGTGTATCTGCGCCTCATCTTCATGCGGGTCACATACTGACGATACCAGCGCTGGATCAGAACTGCAGCTCTAATTGCTTTACAGTAGTAGAGCAAAGAAGATTAAACAAACACAAGAACTACATACTGcataaagtacatttagaaTTCATCATTGGTTATGACATTCACAAGGAAATGTCTTAGTGCTGAATGTGTAAATCTGCTGAGCTGTAAAAAGGCTGAAAGTAGTTAAAGGTTAAGGCTGTAAGTATCATGCTCAGCAACTGTAAGTAATATGGGTTTAGTGGAACTACTGTAGGGCTTTGCAGCTTTGTTCTGGCAGGATGCAACCTTCTGTAAAACCTAGTTTCATCTCTACTGACCTCTTGCTTTATTCGGGTGTTGCTAAAGTGaatctctttatttctgtagaCTGACTTATACTCACAGCACATTACATGCTTGATAGCTTGACAGACATGGTTAATACAATAGCCCCACACTACAATAGGCCatatcctaacacacacacacacacacacacacacacacacacacacacacacacacacacacacacacacacacatatatatatatatatatatatatatatatatatatatatatataaataacattagaTATTTGGCTAATTCATTTTCATCAAGTGGCAAAAGATCAACAAATTGTTGATCTTTTGCCACttgatgaaaatgaaatatgaTGAAAATatcatcaataaacacagcagaaaaactcaagttcagtttcagtaggaacagtgttgttgaactccttattttgccagttcattaaagtctggagtaagttttgttgtggcaattctcaggaGAGATCCGAGGTGTTTGTCAGAAACTGTCGCAGTTTTTAAAGAGTATCAGATTAAGCTCTCTTAAACCCTATTCGGAcgggattaaaatcacaaagtacctctgtaaaacagaaatttctctaacgaccccctgtaaaactagtcccgtccgaatagggctttaagagaagaagagagtattGCACGCGAACAACGTCAATGGAgctgaagtgcgacatctttaggggaaacgtgggcattacaggggaaaggtaaattgaacaatgtttacccgtacctattttaatagaatttggtcacgttcggcgggccggattaataaacccaatgggccgtagtttgcccatgtctgttATAAACAGTAAATATTGAGGAAGCAGTGGGTATATAgtacaaaaagaaacattttggaGACTTACTCATGGCAGCTTCATGTGTGAGCATAATGAAGTAGAAGATAATCAAGCTATATCAGTAGCTGAGACACATAttaacatataaacacatatacaaaagaataaaaaagatttcCCTATTAAACTGTGCTGCAAACTGTAGTATATGGATTATATCATATTGTCAGGACCAGATGTATTACCTGAGATTGTAACTGAGATGgcatgtgggggaaaaaaatcgaaGCAAATCTATTATCATGGAAAATATCCGACTGTTATACATAATactaaatgtacaaatatacaaatgtgtagaaatgtagtttactttttttcacttttacaaaaaaacactaaaattaCCTTTGTCATGTGTTTTATGGAATTCACTTCCTTTAGAGACCCCACAGCCCATTGTGTCTAATCAGGAGGAGGTCAAGTAAGTAGAAAcataatgtgtttaaatgtctgAAAATACACTACAAAGatcaaatatttgatatttgaaGAGTGTATGCGTTCTCGGTGGAGTAAAATATCATGCTGTTAGCTGCAGTAAACAGATTCAGGTGACGCTTTAAGCTCCTTACAGCATCGCACATCACTCAACACACGAGGGAAAACAAATTAGATGCAGTGTACACATTTGAAATCAGTGAACCTTTACCACTCTCACCAGAACACGTTAGAAAACTCCCTGGGTGCATTGGTGTAGCAACGTGACTCAGGCAATCTTTTCATACGTCATATCATATACAGTATCAGAGTGCAAACCACAATGTCTGAATATTTTAACCCTCCCAAGGGCTATGTGTACTTTAAATTATACATGATTTGTGATGATTTTAGATGCATTTTCAAAATCTAATATAACAATAAGTTTCAGAGCTTAAACTTTTGCAAATAGACACAAATGCTTCAGAAGACTagttatattatttgtatttagaaATAGAGAATTAGTTTTTCCAGTTCATCATTGTGTCTTGTAAGCTAGCTTCTAACCACAGTATAATAGGTTACAGATTGCTTAACAGAAAACCAGgttgaaataaagtttttatcaCAATTAAAGAATTTTGTGTTTAGTAAAACCACACTAAACACAATATTCTTTAATTGTGATAAAAACGTTATTTCAACCTGGTTTTCTGTTAAGCAATCTGTAACCTATTATACTGTGGTTAGAAGCTACAGACTATGAAGGTTAAAAGACAGAGACATCAAAGACAGATTTTCACAAATTgtgtattttacacaaatatttaaatcatcTATTAGAATAACTTACCTGGTGGTTGTGTTTTCTTACCAAGAAAAAACCCCAAAGTCTTTATGATTCTTTCCTATCCATGCAATGCAAAACAGTTTGTCCTTTTCATTATTTCCATGAGATGcataacacaaaatatacaACACAAACTGAGTAAAGGCATGCAAACAAGAAGGTTGTTTGTCTATGGCACCCCATTTTTCAGTCAATGACCAATGATTTTCTAAAGATCTTGTTCAGGCAAACCCTACTACAACACTACTACAGTATGCTTCTGCTTCTTTTACAAACAGAGCAGTCTGCTTAACCAGGAAAACAACCCTCAAGAGGATTAGGCTAATAGCTTGATGAGACTAcactgagctttttttttagaactgaGCATTCTGTTAAAGGGCAGCCTTTGGCACTTTAATAGTCTTATGCCACTATCTAGATcaggggtgcacacactttttcagcatgcgagctacttataaaatgaccaactcaaaatgatctacctactataaaaatgcatgaataaatatatatatttttaaatgtcatcaAATCTACCCACAGTACCTTTGCATTCGACGGTAGATCGCGATTGTGCACCCCTGATCTAGATGAACAGAATGCTGCACTGTGAATATATTGTCTGCTGCAGGGCAAATACTTCTTACCTGAATGAATCTTAAAGTATGCTTTTTCCTGTTCATgaaacagtgtttaaaaatagaaaaaaaaaaaaattggggttCATGCTATTAAGCGAGCAATAGTCAGTTCAATTATTTGAAAGATCAATTAGTGTCAGGCATAAATATAGTAAATGTAACAGTACATGAAATATAGAAATTACCATAGATTTGTTGTCAGTCAAAGTATTGGTGTGTTTTATCTAATTGTCGagtaactgtgggaccttcaACCATGCTGGAAACACTGAGCTTGCGATGGAAACATGCACTGGTTAGAATGGCAATTCTAAGGA
This region of Silurus meridionalis isolate SWU-2019-XX chromosome 27, ASM1480568v1, whole genome shotgun sequence genomic DNA includes:
- the ppef2a gene encoding serine/threonine-protein phosphatase with EF-hands 2 isoform X1, which translates into the protein MGCGVSKGSEFHKTHDKVTISAAMTIRAAVLIQRWYRQYVTRMKMRRRYTWNIFQSIEYTGLQDQIKLYNFLDYLMGNFTPSSNERKLISHIFRENEICRDAEWERYFSYTNIDVPEIYSGPRLKFPLDANQVADLIEAFKNKQQLHSRYVLQVLLETWKVLRSLPNINRISTCHSKEITICGDLHGQLEDLLLIFYKNGMPSREKPYIFNGDFVDRGKNSVEIVLILFAFLLVYPGEVYLNRGNHEDHIINLRYGFTKEVLGKYKAHGKRILKLLQKIFSWLPLATVIDQKVLIVHGGISDSTDLALVARLDRHRYVSALRPPKQKSNVHIRHSLVSEMEERSILNRRQASLTNFRSLPSRQNFQCRSLQDFSATVDRSMEEKHKLQQRQTSLAQPGSSLSCRHSTTSMPFKSAPESSETPDNINTEWKQILDLLWSDPMTENGCIPNEVRGGGCYWGPNVTDDFLHKHNLQLIIRSHECKQDGYEFCHNRKVLTIFSASNYYEVGSNRGALVRLGPDLVPYFIQYQTNSKTREMSFGQSIRRTEHSAIKVLREQLFAHKSDLINAFQEYDKKNTGFISLNDWSSAVGQVLHLELPLRMLRSQLLTNTTDDMLDYHNWFSNLAMKEPSCEYIEQKLLETLYRHRTTLETIFRIVDTDNSGLISFQDFCQTWKLLSVYLKMEISSEAINDLVVRIDLNKDGCIDIDEFMESFRLVDKNKRRPEDQDLSQDKQQTK
- the ppef2a gene encoding serine/threonine-protein phosphatase with EF-hands 2 isoform X2, encoding MKMRRRYTWNIFQSIEYTGLQDQIKLYNFLDYLMGNFTPSSNERKLISHIFRENEICRDAEWERYFSYTNIDVPEIYSGPRLKFPLDANQVADLIEAFKNKQQLHSRYVLQVLLETWKVLRSLPNINRISTCHSKEITICGDLHGQLEDLLLIFYKNGMPSREKPYIFNGDFVDRGKNSVEIVLILFAFLLVYPGEVYLNRGNHEDHIINLRYGFTKEVLGKYKAHGKRILKLLQKIFSWLPLATVIDQKVLIVHGGISDSTDLALVARLDRHRYVSALRPPKQKSNVHIRHSLVSEMEERSILNRRQASLTNFRSLPSRQNFQCRSLQDFSATVDRSMEEKHKLQQRQTSLAQPGSSLSCRHSTTSMPFKSAPESSETPDNINTEWKQILDLLWSDPMTENGCIPNEVRGGGCYWGPNVTDDFLHKHNLQLIIRSHECKQDGYEFCHNRKVLTIFSASNYYEVGSNRGALVRLGPDLVPYFIQYQTNSKTREMSFGQSIRRTEHSAIKVLREQLFAHKSDLINAFQEYDKKNTGFISLNDWSSAVGQVLHLELPLRMLRSQLLTNTTDDMLDYHNWFSNLAMKEPSCEYIEQKLLETLYRHRTTLETIFRIVDTDNSGLISFQDFCQTWKLLSVYLKMEISSEAINDLVVRIDLNKDGCIDIDEFMESFRLVDKNKRRPEDQDLSQDKQQTK